The Euzebya rosea region ACCTGGACCGCTTCCACCCGGACCGTCGGAGCGCCGTGCTGCGCCGGCGGCTGCTCGGCGACGCCGATGTGCTGATGGTCATGGTCTGCCGCCTGTCGCCGGAGAAGCGGCCCGACAGCGCGATCACCACGCTGCAGGCCCTCCGGGCCCGAGGGGTCAATGCACGGCTCGTCGTCGCCGGGACCGGCAAGAGCGATCGCCGGCTCCGCCGATCCGCCGAGGGGCTGCCGGTGACGTTCCTCGGCCACCTGCAGGGCCGTGACCACGTGGCCGAGCTGCTGGCGGCGGCCGACGTGGCGATCTGCCCTGGCCCCATCGAGACGTTCGGGCTGGCGGCGCTGGAGGCGATGGCCTCGGGCACCCCGGTCGTGTCGTCGCGCTTCGGCGCGATCGCCGAGCTGCTCCGGCCTCCCTTCGGCATGCCGGCCTACAACCACGGACCGGCCATGGCGACGGCCGCCATGGAGCTGCTGGAGAACGGCGAAGTGGCCCGGGCCGCGGCGCGAGCGGAGGCCGAGCGGTATCCGTGGCAGGCCGCCATCGACGCCATGCTGGGCCTGCACGGCCTGTCGGCTGCACCGCAGCACTCGCCGCGGGACTGACCGTCGTGCCCGCGGTGACCAGCGGGGTGCGACCGCTCGAGCCCCGCGACGCCGACGCCGTCCGACAGCTGTTCGTGGCCACCGCCGCGCTGGGGTCCCCCCTGTCCCTCCCGCGTCGCGACCTGGACGCCTACACCGCCATGTGCCTCGACTACTACCTGACCGTCGACGGGACCGCGTCCGGGGTGTACCTCGAGGACGGCCGGGTCGTCGGCTACGCCCTGGTCGCGCTGGACCACGCCGACCACGAACGATGGGTCAGGCGCCCGGCCATGGCGTGGGCCACGAGGGCGATGCGCACCCTCGCGACCGCACCGACGGGCACCGCGGCGGCGTTCTCGCGACGGCGCCTGCTGGACGGGGTCGTGTCGGTGACACGTGGAACGCCGCCACCGATGCCCGCCCACTTCCACTTCAACGTCGAGGGGGCACGGCGGGGCGCGGTGGCCGGCTTCCACCTCGCCGACCACGCCGACCGCGTGGTCGGCGGCGCGGGCCTGCCGGGGTACTTCGGCGAGGTCAACGTGCCGATCGGCAAGCCCGGGCGGGTGCGGGCGCTCGAGCGGATGGGTGCCCGGGTCGTGCACCGCCAGCGCAACCACACGATGTCGTGGTTGGCCGGGTCGCCGGTCGACCGGGTCACCGTCGTCCGGCCGGTGGACGCCGCCGACGGCTGGACCCGGCTTCCCCACATCGAGGCCTGACACGTGGGGTCCTGATCGGCGAACCCGTCAGCGCACGCCCGGCAGCAGCGCCCAGCGAACCCGCGCGCGGTAACCGGCGTAGTCGGGGTAGGCCGCGGCCAGCAGCCGTTCCTCGTGGGCGGACTTGCGGTCGAAGAACGCCGCGGAGGCGAGGGCGACGGCGGCACCCGTGGCGCTCGGGGTCCGTGCGAGGCCACCGACGATCATCAGCAGGACGGCGGTGTAGATGGGATGGCGAACGACGCCGTAGGGACCGCGGTCGACCAGCTCACCGTCCTCGATCGGGGTGGGCTGCGGGACGAGCTGGCGTCCGAGGGCCACGAACGAGGTCAGGCCGAGCGCGACACCGAGGCCGAACACGGTCGTCCCGACGGCCCGCGACCCGGCGACCTGCACCCGACCGGGCCCGCCGTCCGCCCGGGGCACGAGGACGAAGGCGACCAGGAACAGCACCCCCTGCCCGGCGAGCCAAGCGAGGTCGGATCCGCTGAGCTGGCGAAGGCGACGCACGGGCTGGAACGTAGCAACTCCATGGGCGTCGAGGCGCTTCACCTGCGGGCGGAGGGGATGGACGTCGCCAGCACCCCGGTCAGGGCCAGCGCCCGTGCGGCCAGCGCGGCGGCGAACACCTCGTAGGGGAGGGAGGGGGTGGCGCCCTGCAGCCCGGCGAGGAACGGGAAGCGGGTCAGCAGCACGGCGCCGTCGGCGACCACGAACGCGACGACCAGCCACGTGGGGACGGTGGGCACGTGTGCCCGCGTCGTCGGGTTGGGCCTGTCAACGGCCCCACCGGTCGGCGCGATCGGGGCCTGCATCGCCTCCTCGCGATGATGGGCACGATCCGCCGTCGCGAGGACCATCAGCGGCAGCAGCCACAGGCTGAACTGGGGCGAGTAGACCTTGCCGGCCAGGACGAACCAGACGAGGAGGGGGAGGGCCAGGCGCCACCGCTCGCCCGCGGGCAGCGATCGCCCCCGCCACACCACGACCGCCCAGCCCAGCAGCGTCGCCACGGCCACCAGGACGTTGGTGGCCCCGACCGGTACCACCCCGGCACCGAGGCGGTCCAGCACGACGTTGAGCGCGAACCACGCGGTGTCCCAGTCAGCCGCACGCTCGCCGTTCAGCCGTACGAACGCCCACGCCTCGGCCCCGCCCCACCAGGTGGCCAGTCCCATCCCGACCGTGACCACGGCCACCGCCGCTGCCCCTCCACGGATCGCCACGTCCCGCCGTCCGCGCGACCACGCCGCCCACACGACGAGCGGGACGAGGACGAGCGGGAACAGCTTGGCCAGCCCGCCCAACGCCGCGAGCACGCAGGCACCGACATCCTTCCCGGACCGGTGCAGCGCCAGCGCCCCGAGCATCAACGCCACCGGCACCGGGTCCCAGCTGATCAGCGTGGCCACCACCACGGTCGGCGACGCAACCCACAGCCACACCCGCCGGTCCGACGTCCCCAGCCGGCCGAGCAGCCGGAGCGACACTGCGGTGGCCGCCACGGCCACCGCGGCGGTCACCCCCAGGAAGCCCGTCACCGAGGACGACCAGGCCATCGCCAGCCACCACTGCACGGTCGTCAGGGGCGGGTACTCCGTCAGCACCTCGACGTACGGTGTCGGGTCGCCCACCAGCCCACGTGCCTGCGCGATCGCGACGACGTCGCTGTAACACCCCGGCAGCCCGACCTCGCTGCCGACCAGGCCTCCCGACGCACAGCCGACCTTCACCGCGGTCCCCGCGGCCAGCACCAGCCCCAGCCCGAGCCACACCGACCACGACGCACGGGTGGAGGGGGCTCGGGGAGACGACACGACGCCGATCATGCCAAGGTCGCACCGTGCCGAGGTCGCTACCCTCCGCCTGACGATGGAGCAGCGAGCCGACGGACCAGGGGTGGCGGTGCTCGGTCGGTACGCCGGCGTGGTCCACGTGCTCGCCGAGCACCTCCGCACCGAGGGGCTGTCGGTCGCCGTTGCGTGGGCCGCTGACGACCCGACCGGCACCCCGCAGCCGACCACGACGCTGCTGGCCGACCTCGTGGTCGTCTGCACCCATGCCCCCGGCGACCCGACCCTCCACGACCTCCGCGCGGCCGGGCACACGGGTCCGGTCGTCGCGGTCGTGTGGCATCCCGACGACGAGCTCGAGCTGCCGTCCGGGCCGACGACCATCGTCCGCACCGGTCGGGTCCTGGCGGACCTCGCCGGTCACGTGGTGCGGACGCCGACGCGCTGAGCCCCGGCGGGGGTACCGGCGCCGACGCCCGTCGAGCTACTCGGCGGGGTCGCCGACGCCCACGTACTGGAAGCGGCTCTCGGCCTCCTCCTCGGTCCGCGCCACGTCCGTGCCGACGGCACGCAGCCGACGGCGGGCGTAGGCGTAGGCGAGGTAGGCCAGCAGCGGCGGGCCGAAGACCATCGCGACACGGAAGGCGAAGACCAGGTCCTCGATGGGGATGCCGACCATCCGGCTGATGATGTCGTTGGTCGCGTTCGCCGAGGCGAGCAGCACGAAGGAGAACGTCCCCATGACCATGGCCGCGCGCAGCGGGATGTCCAGGGGGTTGGTCAGCACGTGCCACTCCCCCTTCAGGCCGTAGACCTTGCGCTCCAGCGTCGGGTAGGCGAACAGCAGGCCGAACAGGATGCCGGGGATCAGCGCGCCGGCGACGAACAGGCTGTTGATCGTCGTGCCGAGGATGTCGAGCTCGAACGCCGGGATCGCTCGCAGCAGGCCGTCGGTCCAGAACAGGAACCAGTCGGGCTGGGCGTTGTTGCCGACCTCGCCCGGCAGGTAGGGGCCGAGCAGCTCGACATCGCTCCAGGGGATGATCGTGGCCGACAGGGCGAGCAGCCCGCCGATCCACAGCACCAGCGTGGTCGACTCCGCCGCCTGGCCCGGCCACAGCGGCTTGCCGACGACGTAGGAGTGCCCGTCGACGTCGGGACGGGGCATCTGCGTGTGCTTCTGGCGGACGAGGATGAAGACGTGCGCGGCGATGAGGCCTGCGAGCAGGAGGGGCAGCACGAACACGTGCAGGGCGTAGAAGCGTGGGATGATCGCCTCGCCGGGGAACTCACCGCCAAAGACCCAGAAGGCGACGTTCTCGCCGACGAAGGGGATCGACAGGATGATGGAGTACATGACCCGGATGCCGGTGCCGGCCAGCGAGTCGTAGGGCAGCGAGTAGCCCAGGAACCCCTCCCCCAGCACCATCGTCAGCAGGCCGATGCCGACGTAGTAGTTGACCTCGCGGGGCTTGCGGAACGCACCCGTCAGCAGGATCCGCAGCATGTGGAGGATCATCGAGGCGATGAACAGGTGGCTGGCCGCCCGATGGATGCGCCGCATCAGCAGCCCGCCCGGGACGTCGCTGGACAGCCGGACGACGGACTCGAACGCCGCCGGCAGCTCCACACCGGCGAAGAACTCGTTGGAGCCGGTGTAGGCGACCGGGTCCACCGCCGGGCGGAAGAACAGGGTGAGGAAGATCCCCGTCAGGACCAGGACGGCGAAGGAGATCATCGCCACCTCGCCCAGCAGGAACGACCAGTTGGCGGGGAAGACCTTGTTGGCGGCCTTCTTCGTCGGGCCGGACAGGTGCATGCGCCGGTCGAGGGCGTCGAGCAGCGCGCTGAACAACGGCGTCATGGCCGGAGACCTCCTGCGGGGGTGGGGGTCGTCGTGGGCATCATCCGAACGACGGTCCTGCGAGCTCTTCGAAGTCGCCCATGGCGATCAGGTAGCCCTCGTCGTCGACGCCGAGCGGCAGCTGCGGCAGCGGACGGGCGGCGGGGCCGAAGGTGGGGATGCACGCGTGCGGGACGTCGAACGTCGACTGGTGGCACGGGCAGAACAGGGACTGGTCCTGCTCGCGGTACAGCGCGACCGGGCAGCCGGCGTGGGTGCAGATCTTGGAGTAGCCGACCACCGTCTCGTCGACGACCCACGACATGTTCGTGGGTTCCTTCGGTGGCTCCGACAGCCGGATGATCACCACGGCGGCACGTTCGAAGCCGATGGCCCCGTCGGGCCAGACCGAGGCGATGTTGCCGACGGCGAGGTCCTCGGGGCGCAGCGGCTCACCGTCGTTGTTGACGGCGCGGACGCCACGGGCCCAGGGGGTCTGCCGCAGGGTGTTGCCCACGTTGGGGCCGAGGGAGGGCACGAGGGAGAGGAGGGAGATGCCGAGCGCCCCGAACGCGCCGACGAGGATGCGGGTCAGGAAGCCACGGCGTTCCAGCGGCTTGATCAGGGTGTAGTCGTCGTCCCCTGCGGTCGGGTCCACCGCAGCGCCGACGGGGACGCGGTCCTCCTCGACGACATCGCGAGGCTCGGCGGCGACGACCTCCGGGAAGCGGTCGAAGAAGTAGCGCCGCACGGCGAGGCCCAACAGGAACAACGACAGGGCGAGGCAGCCGGAGTAGACCGGCAGGGGCCCGCCGAACCGCAGGACCAGCGCGAAGGCGACGGCGAGCACGCCGCCGAGTCCCGCAGTCCAGGCGACGAAGGCGTCGTTGGCCCGGCTGGGGTCGGGGACGTGCATCTCCAGCACGTGCCGCTCGAGCACGGGGCGGGCGGTGGGATCCTCGGGCTGGTCGTCGGCCGTGATCGGGCTCGTGGTCGGGTCCTGGCTCACGGCCGGGGCTCCTCGTCGGGATCGTGGGGGTGGTCGGGGTCGGCGTCGTTCGTGTCGGTGGTGTCGGGATCGGCGTCCCGCGTGGCGGGTCGGCCGTCGGGGGGTGTGATCCCGGCCTCGGGCTGCGACCCCTCGTCGATGAGGTCCTCCAGGCGCACCGGCCGGCTGCCGATGTAGACCAGCGAGCCGAGCAGGGCCAGGGACAGCAGTCCGACGAAGCCCGACGCGAAGACCGGGTTCAGCTCGACCAGGCCGAGGAACGGCGTACCGCGTTCCTCGTCGACGGCCTCGAGGTAGGCCACGACGGCGTCGACGTCCTCGTCGGGGATGACCTCGGCGGAGAAGGCCGGCATCTCGAACGGGCCCACGCGGATGGCCTCGGCGATGGCGATGCCCGGCAGGTTGTTGACCTGCGGCGTCCACGCCTGGCGACCGGCCGTGCCGCCGGCGCCCGCGTTGCCGTGGCAGTGCGCGCAGTTGCGGGCGAAGACCTCCAGGCCGCGGGCGACCTCGCCCTCGTTGACCTCGGGCACCTCACCGGGGATGTCGAACTCCTCCGACATCCATTCGACCAGCGCCGTGCGTTCGGCGTCGTCGTAGAAGACATGGCGTTCGCGGTTGTCGAACGGGTCGCCGGCGGGGGGCATGCGGCCGGTGCGCAGGACCAGGTCCAGGTACGGAACGGTCAGGTCGTCGTTGTTGCGCAGCGACGGCACCGGACGGCCGTCGGTCGGGACCTCGCCACCCTGGCCGTCGAGGCCGTGGCACCGCGAGCAGTTCTGCGCGTAGCTCTCGACCGCGAAGGAGTCCGCGAGTTCCTGCTCGGCCTCCTGCGCGAAGGCGGACGGCCAGAACAGCAGGGCGGCGGCTGCTGCGGATGCCACCACCACGAGCCACCCAGCCAGCGATCGACGGTTGGCGGCCAGCATCTCGCTGCGGTCCTTTCAGCACGTCAGGGCGGGATTCCCCACGGAGGCTACCTGCCCCGGACCGGTTCGTGACAGCGGGACGGCGCCGCCGGGTCCCCCTTTGTCCCGGCGGCGACAGGGGTCAGGCGTGCGGGATGGGCCAGCGGTTCAGCGCACCCTCCTCCAGCGGGGCATCACGCCAGCCGAGCCCTACCGGCACGTGCTGGATCCGAACCTGGCGGCGCCTGACTGCGACCACCTGCTGGTGCCGCGCGGCAGGATGGACCGCCCGAGGTCGTCCTGACCCCGGCGCTCGTCGAGGACGTGTGGCGCATCGGTGTGGATGTCGTGGGGCATCGGGGACGCACCCACCTGCTGTTTCGCGAACCACCGTTGGAGGATCAGCTGGCTCCCCCTCCCGAACTTCCCGTTCGGCCGCCTGCGAGACGTGGGTAGGATGCGCGTCGATGACTGTCACCATCCGCCATGCCGAGGACTCCGAGCTCGACATCGTCGCGTCGCTGATCGTCGACGCATACGCGGAGTTCGCCGCGACGATGTCGCCCGACGCCTGGTCGATGTTCGCCCAGGACATCGCGAACGTGCACGGCCGACGGGGTGATGGCGAGATCGTCGTGGCCGAACGCGACGGCAAGATCGTCGGGTCGGTCACGGTGTTCCGTGACTGGCGCGGTGCGCAGCAGGACACGATGGCCATGCGGATGCTGGCGGTCCCCCCGACCGAACGGCACACCGGCGTCGGCAAGTCGCTGATGCAGTGGGCCATCGACGAGGCCAAGGCCGCGAACAAGGAACGCATCGTCCTGACCGCCATGCAGGTCATGGACACCCTGCGCGAGATGGCCGACAGGCTCGGCTTCGAACGCGCCCCCGAGCTCGACCACGAGCCCGCCCCCGGCGTGCGCGCGGAGGGCTACAGCCTGACGCTGTGACATGGTGGCGGCTCCGCCGCCACGGTCGTTTCACACTGCCTCGCTGCGCTCGGACGGTCCTCGGGCGTTGTTGGTTGGTCCTCACTCCGTTCGGACGGTCCTCGGGCTCGTGACCGACGAATCGCTCCCTCGATTCTCGACCCTCGCTTCGCATCGGGCGCTGCGAGTCTCACTCGCGTTTCGCCGGCGCCCTGCGGCGGTGCGTTGGCACCTCGGAGGCCCCCCGCACATGACTGGTGTGTGCGTTCGACCTCGCGTTGGGTTGTCCATCGCACCCACCCTGGGCCGGTGTGCGGTATCCCCGGCGCCAAGGGGCGTGCATCGCCCACGAACCCTCATCCCGTGTGGGATCGGCCGTCCTCAGGGGTGCCCAACGCACACGCCAGACCGGCCACCGCGGCCGACCTGACCAGCACAGCCGCGCTCCTACCAGTGGACGCCGCGGAGGAGGTAGGCGAAGGCCAGGCCCTCGCTGGAGGCCTCTTCCTCGGGCTTGGCCGGGGTGACGTCGTTGACGGCGTCCTCCCCCTTCTTCGCGGCCGTGGAGTCCGGGAACAGGTGGTAGCCCGTGTTGAGGATGGCGTCCATCAGCTTGGGGGCGACGGCGTGGCCGACCATGGCGGTGTTGCCGAGCCCCGTGGCCACCCGCTTGGGGCGCTGGATGATCGCGGTGGTGATCATCGCGCCGGCCTCGTCGGGAGTGATGGCCGGGAACGCGTCGTACATCTTCGTCGGTGCGATCATGGGGGTGCGGACCAGCGGCATGTAGATCGTCGTGATGTGGCAGTTGTCGTCGATGATCTCCGTCGCCGCGCAGCGCGAGAACGCATCGAGCGCCGACTTGGACGCCACGTAGGCGCTGAACCGCGGGACGTTGGTCTGGCAGCCGATCGAGCTGATGTTGATGATGTGGCCGAACTTCCGCTCGCGCATGCCCGGCAGGAACCCGAGGATCAGCCGCAGCGACCCGAAGTAGTTCAGCTGCATCGTCCGCTCGAAGTCGTGGAAGCGGTCGTAGGACAGCTTGATCGACCGTCGGATCGAGCGGCCGGCGTTGTTGACCAGCACGTCGACGCCGCCGTGTTCGGCGATGACCTCGTCGACCATCCGCTGGATGTCCTCGCCGTCGGTCAGGTCACACGGGTGCACGAAGGCCGTGCCGCCCATCTCCTCCAGGCGGGTCTTGAGCAACTCCAGCTTGTCGGCGCTGCGGGCGACGAGCAGGACGGTGCCACCGGCCTCGGCGACCTGCATCGCCGCCGCCTCGCCGATGCCCGACGACGCGCCGGTGATCATGATGCGCTTGCCCTTGACCGCCCCCTCCAGCGACCGGTCGAGGAACAGCACCGGGTCCAGGTTGCGCGCCCAGTAGTCCCACAGCTTGTCGGCGTAGGTCTCGACGTCGGGCGCCTCGATGCCGGTGCCCTCCAGCGCCGCCGTGGTGTTGGTCATGTCGAACTTGGTGGGGTTGGACATGTAGGTCAGCAGCTGCTTGGGGATGCCCAGGCTGTCCATCGTCGTGTTGACGATCCGCTTCACCGGGGGGAGGGATCCCAGGCCGGTCTTGATGGCCGGCGGGATCAGCTCGAAGACGGCCGGGTCGACGCGGATGCCGAACTCGGGAGCCCCGGCCACGCGGGCGAAGGCGTTCATGATCTCGCCGGCCGACCTCGGCTTGGCCTGCGTCAGGTGGAAGGCCTTGCCGTTCCACGTCGCGTCGAGGTGGGCGATGTGGTCCATGGCCTCGGCCACGTAGTCGACCGGGACCATGTTCATCCGCCGGCCCTCGAGGCCGACCAGCGGCAGCCAGCCCGGCATGGCGTGGCGCAGTCGCTTGAGCAGCGGGAAGACGTAGTACGGCCCGTCGACCTTGTCCATCTCGCCCGTGCGGGAGTGGCCCAGCACGATGCCCGGCCGGTAGATCCGCCACGGCCGCTGGCACTCGTCGCGGACCAGCTTCTCCGACTCGTGCTTGGTGCGGTAGTACGGGTCCTTCAGGCCGGTGGCCTCGTCGAGCATGTCCTCGCGGAACCAGCCGCGGAAGTCACCGGCCGCGGCGATGGAGGAGACGTGGTGGACCAGGCCGGCCTCGACGGCATGTGCCAGCTCGACCATGTGCTGGGTGCCGTCGACGTTGGCGATCCGCTGCCGTTCGGCGTCGGCCTTCAGGTCGTAGATGGCGGCCAGGTGGAAGAGGTGGTCGACCTGCCCGCGGAGCTCGGCGACCTGGTCGTCGTCCAGGCCGAGGCGCGGCTGGGAGAGGTCCCCGACGACCGCGACCAGCTGGGTCTCGTCCAGCCCACAGCGCTCGCGGATGGCGTCCAGCTTGGCGACCGACGACTCGCGGACCAACGCGTGGATGGTCTCACCGCGCTCGGCCAGCTTCTCGATGAGGAAACGGCCGATGAAACCGGTGCCGCCGGTGACGAAGTAGCTCATGTGTGTGGTGCCCCTTGTTCTGCGGCACGACGATTCGACTCCGCGTGCCTGCTCCGCGACCGGCAGCGTACTTAGTCCGGGCCGGCGGCGTGGGGGATTCGGCGGGAACCGCCGTGGTCAGGGCGTGGCAGCTCGGGCGATCAGGGCGAAGCGGATGTCGGTGACCGCGTGCCCCCAGAGCACGTCGTCGTCGGCGAGGTCGTGGACCTCGATGTCCGCCACCAGCGGGTCGAGGGCAGCGGCCAGGGCGTCGGGTGTCACCCCGCCGTACCAGGGCAGCCGGGTGTGGATCGGGGTGTAGTCGCCGTGGTCGGCGTCTGGGCCCGGCTGTGCGTCGGGTTGCCCCCAACGCCCCTCCACCAGCACCAGCCGGCCGCCGGGCCGGAGCAGCGATGTCCACCGGCGCAGGGCGTCATGGGGGTCGGGCAGCGTCCAGACGACGTGGCGGACCAGCACCACGTCGACCGAACCCATGGAGAGGGGAGGGTCGGCGGCGTCACCGACGACGAACCGCGCCGAGGTGCCCTCGGCCTTGGCCGTCCCAGTGGTCGGCCACGACCGGCAGCACCGTGTCATCGCCCATGCCGTCCCCCCTCCACCGCACGGTGTCGTCAGGCGTCGTGGACCACCAGGCGGATGCGCTTGTTGGCCTTGCCCTTGGACTCGGTCCTGGTGACCTCGACCCGACCGACCTCGGCGGTCGTGGCGACGTGGGTGCCGCCGTCGGCCTGCTTGTCGAGGCCGCGGATGTCGATGACGCGCAGCGGGTCGATGAAGGCGGGGATCAGGTTGGCCTTGGTGCGGATCAGGGCGGGATCCTCGTCGGCGGCGGCGCGGCCCACGAACTCCACCATGATCTCGCGGGCAGCGGCGATCTCCTCGTTGATCCGCTTCTCGGCGCGCTCGCCCAGCTCTGCTGACATGGCGTCCAGCTCGAAGTCCAGCCGTCCCTTGCCCGGGTCCATGTTGCCGCCGGTCACCGCGACGCCGAAGTCGGCCCAGATGACGCCGCAGAGGATGTGCAGGGCGGTGTGGGTCCGCATCAGCAGGTGCCGACGGTCCCAGTCCAGCGTTCCCTCCAGCGTCGTGCCCGGGTCCGGCAGCGGGTCGTCCTCCCCCAGCTGGTGCCAAACGACCGCCTTGTCCTTGCCGACCTTGGTCACCTCCGCCGATCCGTCACCCCACACGAGGGTCCCTCGGTCGGCGGGCTGCCCACCGCCGCCGGGGTAGAACGCGGTCCGGTTCAGCGCGACCCGGTGGACGTCGACGTCGACGTCGGCGACGACCGCCTCGAAGGTGCGCAGGTAGGCGTCGGTGGAGTACAGGTCCTCGGTCGGCTCGGGCATGGCCGCGAGCCTAGTCCGTTCGTCGAGGGCGGTGGTACCCGTTACGTGGCGGGCCGCCGGTGCACGCTGACGACGTAGTCGCCGCCGACGTAGGACTCGCCTTCCCACGTCGCCAGGTCCTCCACCGGCTCGAGGCCCGCCGCCGTGCAGTGGGCGTGGTGGTCCTCCAGCGACAGGTGGTCCCCGGCCAGCGAGAACCCGCAGACCAGCGTGCCGCC contains the following coding sequences:
- a CDS encoding glycosyltransferase gives rise to the protein MRIVQIANFVSPTSGGIRTTLARLRNGYEAAGHESVLVIPGPRDHTERTEDGLVVRVGAPRIPRSGGYRMIVDIRTVHRTLEDLQPDRLEVNDRFTLRAVGDWASRNDVPAMAVIHERLDRLVGMYVPWVVRPGMIARRDNAAVAARFHTVVSPSAWAAQEFRRAGVDNSEVVSWGVDLDRFHPDRRSAVLRRRLLGDADVLMVMVCRLSPEKRPDSAITTLQALRARGVNARLVVAGTGKSDRRLRRSAEGLPVTFLGHLQGRDHVAELLAAADVAICPGPIETFGLAALEAMASGTPVVSSRFGAIAELLRPPFGMPAYNHGPAMATAAMELLENGEVARAAARAEAERYPWQAAIDAMLGLHGLSAAPQHSPRD
- a CDS encoding methyltransferase family protein, translated to MRRLRQLSGSDLAWLAGQGVLFLVAFVLVPRADGGPGRVQVAGSRAVGTTVFGLGVALGLTSFVALGRQLVPQPTPIEDGELVDRGPYGVVRHPIYTAVLLMIVGGLARTPSATGAAVALASAAFFDRKSAHEERLLAAAYPDYAGYRARVRWALLPGVR
- a CDS encoding cytochrome b; protein product: MTPLFSALLDALDRRMHLSGPTKKAANKVFPANWSFLLGEVAMISFAVLVLTGIFLTLFFRPAVDPVAYTGSNEFFAGVELPAAFESVVRLSSDVPGGLLMRRIHRAASHLFIASMILHMLRILLTGAFRKPREVNYYVGIGLLTMVLGEGFLGYSLPYDSLAGTGIRVMYSIILSIPFVGENVAFWVFGGEFPGEAIIPRFYALHVFVLPLLLAGLIAAHVFILVRQKHTQMPRPDVDGHSYVVGKPLWPGQAAESTTLVLWIGGLLALSATIIPWSDVELLGPYLPGEVGNNAQPDWFLFWTDGLLRAIPAFELDILGTTINSLFVAGALIPGILFGLLFAYPTLERKVYGLKGEWHVLTNPLDIPLRAAMVMGTFSFVLLASANATNDIISRMVGIPIEDLVFAFRVAMVFGPPLLAYLAYAYARRRLRAVGTDVARTEEEAESRFQYVGVGDPAE
- a CDS encoding ubiquinol-cytochrome c reductase iron-sulfur subunit, with translation MSQDPTTSPITADDQPEDPTARPVLERHVLEMHVPDPSRANDAFVAWTAGLGGVLAVAFALVLRFGGPLPVYSGCLALSLFLLGLAVRRYFFDRFPEVVAAEPRDVVEEDRVPVGAAVDPTAGDDDYTLIKPLERRGFLTRILVGAFGALGISLLSLVPSLGPNVGNTLRQTPWARGVRAVNNDGEPLRPEDLAVGNIASVWPDGAIGFERAAVVIIRLSEPPKEPTNMSWVVDETVVGYSKICTHAGCPVALYREQDQSLFCPCHQSTFDVPHACIPTFGPAARPLPQLPLGVDDEGYLIAMGDFEELAGPSFG
- a CDS encoding c-type cytochrome, with product MLAANRRSLAGWLVVVASAAAAALLFWPSAFAQEAEQELADSFAVESYAQNCSRCHGLDGQGGEVPTDGRPVPSLRNNDDLTVPYLDLVLRTGRMPPAGDPFDNRERHVFYDDAERTALVEWMSEEFDIPGEVPEVNEGEVARGLEVFARNCAHCHGNAGAGGTAGRQAWTPQVNNLPGIAIAEAIRVGPFEMPAFSAEVIPDEDVDAVVAYLEAVDEERGTPFLGLVELNPVFASGFVGLLSLALLGSLVYIGSRPVRLEDLIDEGSQPEAGITPPDGRPATRDADPDTTDTNDADPDHPHDPDEEPRP
- a CDS encoding GNAT family N-acetyltransferase, which encodes MTVTIRHAEDSELDIVASLIVDAYAEFAATMSPDAWSMFAQDIANVHGRRGDGEIVVAERDGKIVGSVTVFRDWRGAQQDTMAMRMLAVPPTERHTGVGKSLMQWAIDEAKAANKERIVLTAMQVMDTLREMADRLGFERAPELDHEPAPGVRAEGYSLTL
- a CDS encoding SDR family oxidoreductase, giving the protein MSYFVTGGTGFIGRFLIEKLAERGETIHALVRESSVAKLDAIRERCGLDETQLVAVVGDLSQPRLGLDDDQVAELRGQVDHLFHLAAIYDLKADAERQRIANVDGTQHMVELAHAVEAGLVHHVSSIAAAGDFRGWFREDMLDEATGLKDPYYRTKHESEKLVRDECQRPWRIYRPGIVLGHSRTGEMDKVDGPYYVFPLLKRLRHAMPGWLPLVGLEGRRMNMVPVDYVAEAMDHIAHLDATWNGKAFHLTQAKPRSAGEIMNAFARVAGAPEFGIRVDPAVFELIPPAIKTGLGSLPPVKRIVNTTMDSLGIPKQLLTYMSNPTKFDMTNTTAALEGTGIEAPDVETYADKLWDYWARNLDPVLFLDRSLEGAVKGKRIMITGASSGIGEAAAMQVAEAGGTVLLVARSADKLELLKTRLEEMGGTAFVHPCDLTDGEDIQRMVDEVIAEHGGVDVLVNNAGRSIRRSIKLSYDRFHDFERTMQLNYFGSLRLILGFLPGMRERKFGHIINISSIGCQTNVPRFSAYVASKSALDAFSRCAATEIIDDNCHITTIYMPLVRTPMIAPTKMYDAFPAITPDEAGAMITTAIIQRPKRVATGLGNTAMVGHAVAPKLMDAILNTGYHLFPDSTAAKKGEDAVNDVTPAKPEEEASSEGLAFAYLLRGVHW
- a CDS encoding class I SAM-dependent methyltransferase, translated to MTRCCRSWPTTGTAKAEGTSARFVVGDAADPPLSMGSVDVVLVRHVVWTLPDPHDALRRWTSLLRPGGRLVLVEGRWGQPDAQPGPDADHGDYTPIHTRLPWYGGVTPDALAAALDPLVADIEVHDLADDDVLWGHAVTDIRFALIARAATP
- a CDS encoding alanyl-tRNA editing protein, whose protein sequence is MPEPTEDLYSTDAYLRTFEAVVADVDVDVHRVALNRTAFYPGGGGQPADRGTLVWGDGSAEVTKVGKDKAVVWHQLGEDDPLPDPGTTLEGTLDWDRRHLLMRTHTALHILCGVIWADFGVAVTGGNMDPGKGRLDFELDAMSAELGERAEKRINEEIAAAREIMVEFVGRAAADEDPALIRTKANLIPAFIDPLRVIDIRGLDKQADGGTHVATTAEVGRVEVTRTESKGKANKRIRLVVHDA